The Shewanella sp. NFH-SH190041 genome has a window encoding:
- the grpE gene encoding nucleotide exchange factor GrpE: MSNEEKQAPQDQVEDVIESEVAQEDAALVDELTQANFRIEELEQALAEAEAKAAEEKDAALRAVAEMENIRRRAAIDVEKSRKFALEKFANELLPVIDNMERALLGTVEDEAAKAVIEGVELTLKTLMTAVAKFGITPVDPMGEAFNPEHHQAIGMQPSTEYPANTVMLVMQKGYLLNDRLLRPAMVMVSQG, translated from the coding sequence ATGAGCAACGAAGAGAAGCAAGCACCACAGGACCAGGTTGAAGACGTTATTGAGTCTGAGGTTGCCCAGGAAGATGCCGCCCTGGTGGATGAATTAACCCAGGCTAACTTCCGCATTGAAGAGCTGGAACAGGCTCTGGCTGAAGCGGAAGCAAAAGCTGCAGAAGAAAAAGATGCAGCCCTGCGCGCTGTCGCTGAAATGGAAAATATCCGTCGTCGCGCCGCCATTGATGTTGAAAAATCACGTAAATTTGCCCTGGAAAAGTTTGCCAATGAGCTGCTGCCAGTGATCGACAATATGGAACGAGCTCTGCTTGGTACCGTAGAAGATGAGGCAGCTAAAGCTGTGATTGAAGGGGTAGAATTGACCCTGAAGACCTTGATGACTGCTGTGGCCAAGTTTGGTATCACCCCAGTTGATCCTATGGGTGAAGCTTTTAATCCAGAACATCACCAAGCCATTGGCATGCAGCCAAGCACGGAATACCCTGCAAATACCGTTATGTTGGTTATGCAAAAAGGGTATCTGCTGAATGATCGTCTGCTGCGTCCAGCCATGGTCATGGTTTCCCAAGGCTAA
- the nadK gene encoding NAD(+) kinase, which yields MTSEFHTIGLIGKPHHSGTNLTLKRLHHWLTMQGFEILVEERVAGELGNHVKAVDMLEIGQRCDLAIVVGGDGNMLGAARVLARFDVGVIGVNRGNLGFLTDLSPDAFEEKLARVLDGEYETEHRFLVEAEVYRHGKLKASNTAVNEAVLHPGKVAHMIEYEVYINEQFMYSQRADGMIVSTPTGSTAYSLSAGGAILTPKLQAMILVPMFPHTLSCRPIVVDADSIIKLVVSPHNGENLEVSCDGHVTLAVLPGDEIIVKRSPERLRLVHPKGYNYFHVLRNKLGWGSKLF from the coding sequence ATGACAAGCGAGTTCCACACTATCGGATTGATAGGAAAACCCCATCACAGCGGCACTAATCTCACTCTGAAACGCCTGCATCACTGGCTGACAATGCAGGGGTTTGAAATTCTGGTTGAAGAGCGGGTTGCCGGTGAACTCGGCAATCATGTTAAAGCGGTTGATATGCTGGAAATTGGCCAACGGTGCGACCTAGCCATCGTAGTCGGCGGTGACGGTAATATGCTCGGCGCCGCTCGGGTATTGGCCCGTTTTGATGTTGGCGTTATCGGAGTTAACCGCGGCAATTTAGGCTTTTTAACGGATCTGTCTCCCGATGCCTTCGAAGAAAAACTGGCGCGAGTATTAGATGGTGAATATGAAACTGAGCACCGTTTTTTGGTCGAAGCCGAGGTGTACCGCCATGGTAAACTGAAAGCCAGTAACACTGCGGTTAACGAAGCGGTGTTACACCCGGGGAAAGTGGCCCATATGATTGAATATGAGGTCTACATTAACGAGCAATTTATGTACAGTCAGCGGGCTGACGGTATGATTGTCTCTACCCCGACCGGCTCAACGGCATACTCTTTGTCAGCTGGCGGCGCCATCTTAACCCCGAAACTGCAAGCCATGATTTTAGTGCCCATGTTTCCCCATACCCTGTCATGTCGGCCGATTGTGGTGGATGCCGACAGCATTATCAAACTGGTGGTGTCACCCCATAATGGTGAAAATCTTGAAGTCAGCTGTGACGGCCATGTTACCCTCGCAGTATTACCCGGTGATGAGATTATTGTGAAGCGCAGCCCTGAGCGTCTGCGATTAGTGCACCCTAAGGGTTATAACTATTTCCATGTGCTCAGAAACAAACTGGGTTGGGGCAGTAAGCTGTTTTAG